A genomic stretch from Sulfobacillus thermosulfidooxidans includes:
- a CDS encoding hydrogenase maturation protease, with protein MTPSMEPAILVAGIGNIFLGDDGFGVEVIRRLIGRPSLMPMLVFQDFGIRSVDLVYALHKPWKAVILVDAYAHGEKPGHLQVIHITEEDIPTSAPVMDGHSLNPLIVLVMAKQQVPDLPPVYLVGCQPLTFGPEEGLMELSAPVEAAIEGACHLITTLGHQLAQEE; from the coding sequence ATGACCCCTTCTATGGAACCGGCCATTTTGGTTGCCGGGATTGGGAATATTTTTTTAGGCGATGACGGATTTGGAGTCGAAGTCATCAGACGTTTGATTGGGCGACCCTCTCTCATGCCGATGTTGGTATTTCAGGATTTTGGTATTCGCAGTGTCGATCTCGTCTATGCCTTGCATAAACCTTGGAAAGCCGTGATTTTGGTGGATGCGTATGCTCATGGAGAGAAACCGGGACATTTACAAGTTATTCATATCACCGAGGAGGATATTCCCACGTCAGCTCCGGTGATGGATGGTCATAGTCTTAATCCCTTAATCGTCCTGGTCATGGCAAAACAGCAAGTTCCTGATCTTCCTCCCGTTTATCTCGTGGGTTGTCAACCCCTGACATTTGGCCCTGAAGAAGGGTTGATGGAGCTTAGTGCTCCGGTTGAGGCGGCAATAGAGGGGGCGTGCCATCTCATTACCACCTTAGGACATCAATTGGCACAAGAAGAATAA
- a CDS encoding DUF1641 domain-containing protein, which produces MKESASTWQDVATVEKAELVDMAQNIFESLVHAIDDLGGHQLAQNVKEFAGVLEQQMTQGNFPLAGTTTLIGEMWQSLSPRLGDWAKGILGSQGFQDILNLIASGQLSSDLLAQIAKMSDNKQVAAFLRNLSMQVSPWQDKMVDQIVQWAQSEHVMNAVLLLARAESLMQLVLSQEVMALAEQVKQATPALLRLTELLSQKEFAEVVEFSQRAMKNPKLLTLLETLENHIDTANQLLNYLSRFEERGGLQVIERIMDAFSGDDVNVETLAKLPAITNKGIEFADWALNSGLPELTQNMLLAIDVSLAEAKKDTTKYGAMRLVGALKDPAIQDGIKVGMAFLRHLPNILTLPPKSQPKADTHTSEHEVAATEI; this is translated from the coding sequence ATGAAAGAATCCGCATCGACTTGGCAGGATGTAGCCACTGTGGAAAAGGCTGAGTTAGTGGATATGGCCCAAAATATTTTTGAAAGTTTGGTCCATGCCATCGATGATTTAGGAGGACACCAGCTCGCGCAAAATGTTAAGGAATTTGCCGGGGTCCTCGAGCAACAAATGACCCAGGGGAATTTCCCCTTAGCAGGGACCACGACGTTGATTGGGGAAATGTGGCAAAGTTTGTCGCCGCGTTTGGGAGATTGGGCGAAGGGAATATTGGGTTCTCAAGGATTTCAGGATATTTTAAATCTCATTGCTTCCGGCCAATTATCCTCCGATCTGTTGGCTCAAATTGCTAAAATGTCTGACAACAAGCAAGTTGCCGCTTTCCTTCGTAATTTATCCATGCAGGTGAGCCCATGGCAAGATAAGATGGTCGATCAAATTGTGCAATGGGCGCAAAGTGAACATGTGATGAATGCCGTCCTGCTTTTAGCCCGGGCCGAGTCTTTGATGCAGCTGGTATTGAGCCAAGAAGTCATGGCTTTGGCGGAACAAGTCAAACAGGCCACCCCCGCACTTTTACGACTGACCGAATTGTTATCCCAAAAAGAATTTGCGGAAGTGGTGGAATTTAGCCAACGGGCCATGAAAAACCCTAAACTTCTGACCCTGCTTGAAACTTTGGAAAATCATATCGATACCGCCAATCAATTACTGAATTATCTCAGCCGGTTTGAAGAACGGGGAGGTTTGCAAGTTATCGAACGGATTATGGATGCGTTTTCGGGTGATGACGTCAATGTGGAGACGTTAGCGAAATTGCCAGCTATTACGAATAAGGGCATTGAGTTTGCGGATTGGGCTTTGAACAGCGGATTACCGGAACTGACCCAAAATATGTTACTCGCTATCGACGTCAGTTTAGCCGAAGCCAAAAAAGACACCACCAAATATGGTGCGATGCGTCTAGTCGGGGCCTTAAAAGATCCGGCCATTCAAGACGGCATTAAAGTGGGAATGGCGTTTTTACGCCATTTACCCAATATTTTAACGCTGCCGCCAAAATCACAACCAAAAGCGGATACTCATACGTCAGAACATGAAGTTGCCGCGACGGAAATTTAA
- a CDS encoding APC family permease, producing MAKRVGLLKKSTRPAVWGLTLPDLSSLSISSVAPLFSMAAAGQLLVQLAGAEVLWAIFAVAIPFVFSSWIFRLLNHHFPNAGASYHWSRRVLGRRVSQFQSWILMMAYFWSIPPIMIPAAEQSLSLLGIARPGAWDVVGFSLLWISFAATVLLLGSRVTARVTQMFLLAEVLGVTAMMVIGLGHWHPVIMTPADNTAHLSVRWQHIVIAMVVAATIVDGWEIDSYAAEEATKPRITPGTGGIIGALMVLAYYGLSWSVMLHNVPLFVLESHRDVLMTWAQMVIPSVQRWALIPILASTAGSLWLTTFILSRALFAMGRDHILPSVLTRFNRFKAPIWAVITPSFVAFGIVCVNLLWTSITSWFNLVLSSAGFFLVLEFLFDSITASVFLSRQHRMSLPHGFDGHQHRFLQIISWITSLWLLTMTGFFLIYGGQVIGKGMDGVVGTLLLAGLVFVLIQRKHEGLETLFIFEPETVMMKTSSPKQ from the coding sequence ATGGCAAAAAGAGTGGGCTTATTGAAAAAATCAACGCGCCCTGCCGTGTGGGGATTAACCCTTCCTGATCTATCAAGCTTGTCTATATCCAGTGTGGCGCCGCTATTTAGTATGGCGGCAGCCGGTCAGTTGTTGGTTCAACTCGCAGGGGCCGAGGTGCTTTGGGCCATTTTCGCTGTCGCCATTCCCTTTGTTTTTAGTTCCTGGATTTTTCGCCTCTTGAACCATCATTTTCCCAACGCCGGGGCTTCCTATCATTGGTCAAGGCGGGTCTTAGGGAGACGAGTTTCGCAATTCCAATCCTGGATTTTGATGATGGCCTATTTTTGGTCCATCCCGCCTATCATGATTCCAGCTGCTGAACAAAGCCTCAGTTTATTGGGAATTGCGCGGCCCGGCGCATGGGATGTGGTGGGTTTTAGCCTTTTATGGATCAGTTTTGCCGCTACTGTTCTGCTTTTGGGAAGCCGGGTTACAGCACGCGTTACGCAAATGTTTTTGTTGGCTGAAGTGCTCGGTGTGACGGCAATGATGGTGATAGGCCTTGGGCATTGGCACCCGGTGATCATGACCCCCGCCGACAATACGGCTCATTTGAGCGTCAGATGGCAACACATCGTCATTGCCATGGTGGTGGCGGCAACCATTGTCGATGGCTGGGAAATCGATAGTTATGCGGCCGAAGAGGCGACAAAACCTCGGATTACGCCAGGGACGGGGGGAATCATTGGGGCCTTGATGGTGTTAGCCTATTATGGACTATCATGGTCAGTGATGTTGCATAATGTGCCTCTCTTTGTCCTCGAAAGCCATCGGGATGTATTGATGACGTGGGCCCAAATGGTGATTCCCTCTGTGCAAAGATGGGCCTTAATCCCCATTTTGGCATCCACTGCTGGATCACTATGGTTAACAACCTTTATTTTGTCCCGGGCTTTATTCGCGATGGGGCGAGATCATATCTTGCCCTCCGTATTGACGCGGTTCAACCGCTTTAAGGCACCGATTTGGGCCGTCATCACTCCTTCTTTTGTGGCGTTTGGGATTGTCTGTGTGAATTTGCTATGGACGTCGATCACCAGCTGGTTCAACTTGGTTTTAAGTTCAGCGGGGTTTTTCTTAGTTTTGGAATTTCTTTTTGACAGTATTACCGCATCGGTGTTCTTAAGCCGGCAACATAGGATGAGTTTGCCCCACGGTTTCGATGGGCATCAGCACCGCTTTCTTCAAATCATTTCTTGGATAACGTCCCTATGGTTACTGACGATGACCGGCTTTTTCTTAATATATGGAGGGCAAGTCATTGGCAAAGGGATGGATGGCGTCGTGGGAACCCTCCTTTTAGCTGGGCTTGTATTCGTGC